From one Candidatus Thioglobus sp. NP1 genomic stretch:
- a CDS encoding 1-acyl-sn-glycerol-3-phosphate acyltransferase, giving the protein MRQLVGLLLFGWRYRLKVSGLDNLPKNGPVLLLGNHISFIDFALIQWSTPRTIRFVVHDDYYRKPVFNWILRGVGAVSIRPESSRNAMQSIVTLLNDDCVVGLFPEGHISTTGKLSDLKRGFEKILAESKDTVSVVPFAVNNMWGSFFSKAPRSIKKNKKFSFRREIHVCIGESLNSKTNRVEVKKAIGNLLF; this is encoded by the coding sequence GTGAGACAACTGGTAGGTTTATTATTATTTGGGTGGCGCTATCGACTCAAAGTTTCTGGCCTGGATAATCTTCCAAAAAATGGGCCTGTACTGCTTCTGGGCAATCACATTAGCTTTATAGATTTTGCTTTAATTCAGTGGAGCACCCCAAGAACAATTCGCTTCGTTGTTCATGATGACTATTATAGAAAACCAGTTTTTAATTGGATTTTAAGAGGAGTCGGTGCTGTATCAATAAGGCCTGAGAGTAGTCGAAATGCAATGCAAAGTATTGTAACCCTGTTAAATGATGACTGTGTTGTTGGTTTGTTTCCTGAAGGCCATATCTCAACAACTGGTAAATTAAGTGATTTAAAAAGAGGCTTTGAAAAAATATTAGCCGAATCTAAAGACACCGTTTCAGTAGTTCCTTTTGCAGTTAATAATATGTGGGGCAGTTTTTTTTCTAAGGCTCCAAGGTCTATTAAAAAGAACAAAAAATTTAGCTTTCGCAGAGAGATTCATGTATGTATTGGAGAGAGCCTTAATTCCAAGACTAACAGAGTGGAGGTAAAAAAAGCTATTGGCAATTTACTTTTTTAA
- a CDS encoding MFS transporter — protein MQENQEIDKGRGLIFSIYLVAVFLNAFVDLGHKIIIQNTIFMIYGEQQQIILTAIVNAMILVPFILLFSVSGYLSDKFAKTRIMRYSAFSAVLITLAITYCYYHGLYQIAFGFTLLLATQSAIYSPAKMGYIKECLSKAGLSRGNAFHSSVVLIAILMGTVFFSYLFEAYLGAMQATTPEEILMKIAPVGWVLVGLSIVEFLATLGTRFYPAKLITTQLSFTKLVSFKYLTNNFKAMRSNEIVWYSILGTAIFWGMSQNLVAVIPAHAKVNFGVESPLMVNAMLASSVVGIMIGAFLSGRKSLNFIRINNIYTGSIMITVCAILVPVISSLNFIPNSTALILVTSVILLFGVGAGMMIIPLNALMQAHSPEDRLGSMLAGKNWLQNIAMISLLIFTMFLASQNFGSEFILYFNAFIAVVGFGIVLKKLKTIL, from the coding sequence ATGCAAGAAAATCAAGAGATTGATAAAGGTCGTGGACTTATATTTTCTATTTATTTGGTCGCAGTATTTCTAAACGCTTTTGTTGATTTAGGACACAAAATCATCATTCAAAATACAATCTTTATGATCTATGGTGAGCAGCAGCAGATTATCCTAACTGCTATTGTAAATGCGATGATCCTAGTTCCATTTATCTTATTATTTTCGGTCTCAGGATATCTTTCTGATAAATTTGCTAAGACTCGTATCATGCGTTATAGTGCGTTTTCTGCCGTCTTAATCACCTTGGCAATTACCTACTGTTACTACCATGGCTTGTACCAAATTGCATTTGGCTTTACCTTACTTTTAGCTACACAAAGCGCAATATATTCACCAGCAAAAATGGGCTATATTAAAGAATGTCTAAGTAAGGCTGGCTTGAGTAGGGGAAATGCCTTTCACTCTTCGGTTGTTCTGATAGCTATTCTTATGGGAACAGTATTTTTCTCATACTTATTTGAGGCTTATCTTGGTGCAATGCAGGCAACTACTCCTGAAGAGATATTAATGAAAATAGCTCCTGTAGGCTGGGTTTTGGTTGGACTTTCAATTGTTGAATTTTTAGCAACTCTGGGAACTCGCTTCTATCCTGCTAAATTAATAACCACCCAACTATCGTTCACTAAACTGGTTTCTTTTAAGTACTTAACAAACAACTTTAAAGCTATGAGAAGCAATGAAATTGTTTGGTATTCTATTTTAGGTACCGCAATATTTTGGGGTATGTCACAAAATCTAGTGGCAGTTATACCAGCGCATGCAAAAGTAAATTTTGGAGTTGAAAGCCCACTAATGGTAAATGCAATGCTAGCCTCTTCTGTAGTTGGAATAATGATTGGGGCCTTCTTATCTGGAAGAAAAAGTCTAAATTTTATCCGCATAAATAATATTTATACAGGCTCAATTATGATTACAGTTTGTGCAATTCTAGTTCCGGTAATTTCAAGTCTGAACTTTATTCCAAATTCAACTGCCCTAATTCTAGTAACCTCAGTTATTCTTTTGTTTGGCGTTGGGGCGGGGATGATGATTATTCCACTAAATGCATTGATGCAAGCCCATTCTCCTGAAGATAGGCTTGGAAGTATGTTGGCAGGTAAAAATTGGCTTCAAAATATTGCTATGATTTCCCTTTTAATATTTACCATGTTCCTTGCAAGTCAAAATTTTGGTAGTGAATTTATACTTTACTTTAATGCCTTTATTGCAGTCGTTGGTTTTGGTATTGTCCTTAAAAAACTCAAAACTATTCTTTAG
- the trpB gene encoding tryptophan synthase subunit beta, giving the protein MMSYNLPDEKGHFDQYGGVFVAETLMTAVTELKDAYEKFKDDPAFIKEFEDDLKHYVGRETPLYYAKNLTEKVGGAKIYLKREDLNHTGAHKINNTIGQALLAKRMGKTRIIAETGAGQHGVASATIAARLGLECVVYMGELDVHRQAQNVYRMKLLGAKVVPVSAGSKTLKDALNEAMRDWVTNIDNTYYIIGTVAGPHPYPMLVRDFQSVIGKEAKEQFNEQVGGLPDAVIACVGGGSNAIGLFYPFIEDKSVKIIGVEAGGRGIDLGPDAHAAPLTAGSVGVLHGNRTYLMENEDGQIIEGHSISAGLDYPGVGPEHAYLKDIGRAEYVAITDKEALEAFHMLTEVEGIIPALEPSHAIAYAVKLAKEWSSDKTMIINLSGRGDKDMQTIAEVEGIEFQ; this is encoded by the coding sequence ATCATGAGTTATAACCTTCCAGATGAAAAAGGCCATTTTGATCAGTATGGCGGTGTTTTTGTAGCTGAAACTCTTATGACTGCTGTTACAGAGTTGAAAGATGCTTATGAAAAATTTAAGGACGATCCTGCATTTATTAAGGAGTTTGAGGATGACCTCAAGCACTACGTAGGTCGAGAAACTCCTCTTTATTATGCAAAAAACCTAACTGAAAAAGTTGGCGGTGCTAAGATTTATTTGAAACGTGAAGATTTAAACCATACTGGAGCTCATAAAATTAATAATACAATTGGTCAGGCTTTACTTGCGAAACGTATGGGAAAAACTCGCATTATTGCTGAAACTGGAGCTGGTCAACATGGTGTTGCGTCCGCAACAATTGCAGCTAGACTTGGTTTAGAGTGTGTTGTATATATGGGCGAACTTGATGTTCACAGACAAGCGCAAAACGTATACCGGATGAAACTTCTTGGGGCCAAGGTCGTTCCTGTTTCTGCGGGATCAAAAACACTTAAAGATGCTCTTAATGAGGCGATGCGTGACTGGGTAACTAATATTGATAATACTTACTATATTATTGGAACTGTTGCTGGACCTCATCCCTACCCAATGCTAGTTCGAGATTTTCAAAGTGTAATTGGTAAAGAGGCAAAAGAGCAATTCAATGAGCAGGTTGGTGGATTACCTGATGCAGTAATTGCCTGTGTTGGAGGTGGTTCAAATGCAATTGGACTTTTTTATCCATTTATTGAAGATAAATCAGTAAAAATTATTGGTGTTGAGGCTGGTGGGCGAGGTATTGATCTAGGCCCTGATGCACATGCAGCCCCTTTGACTGCAGGAAGTGTGGGAGTGCTTCATGGAAATAGAACTTACTTGATGGAAAATGAGGATGGTCAAATTATTGAAGGTCATTCAATATCAGCAGGTCTGGATTATCCAGGTGTCGGACCCGAACATGCCTATCTAAAAGATATTGGAAGAGCAGAGTATGTCGCTATAACGGATAAAGAAGCTTTAGAAGCCTTTCATATGCTTACCGAGGTTGAAGGAATTATCCCAGCGCTTGAACCTTCACACGCAATTGCTTATGCTGTTAAGTTAGCTAAAGAGTGGTCAAGTGATAAAACCATGATCATTAACTTATCTGGTAGAGGTGACAAGGATATGCAGACTATTGCAGAAGTTGAAGGCATAGAGTTCCAATAA
- a CDS encoding phosphoribosylanthranilate isomerase yields the protein MTNVKICGFTNAINAKEASLLGVDAVGMVFYEKSPRNIDIENALEIVSSLPPFVNRVGLFVNANPSFIDEILCEVPIDTLQFHGDETVIDCTQFQMPFIKSVRVSQDTNVSQIADDFSMASALLLDSYNPSNYGGTGEVFDWSLACVDIDLPIILAGGLTSENVKDAIKQVKPFAVDASSGVESEPGIKDIDKIKAFIKQIQS from the coding sequence ATGACCAATGTAAAGATTTGTGGTTTTACAAATGCTATTAATGCTAAAGAGGCATCACTTCTTGGAGTTGATGCTGTTGGTATGGTTTTCTATGAGAAGTCACCACGAAATATTGATATTGAAAATGCTCTAGAAATTGTTTCATCTCTCCCTCCTTTTGTAAATAGAGTAGGTTTATTTGTAAATGCAAATCCAAGCTTTATTGATGAAATACTATGCGAAGTTCCAATCGATACCCTTCAGTTTCATGGCGATGAAACTGTAATTGATTGTACTCAATTCCAAATGCCCTTCATTAAGTCTGTTCGTGTATCCCAGGATACCAATGTGTCTCAAATAGCAGATGATTTTTCTATGGCAAGTGCCTTACTTCTCGATTCTTATAATCCTAGTAATTATGGTGGAACTGGAGAAGTTTTTGATTGGTCTTTAGCCTGTGTTGATATTGACTTGCCTATTATTCTTGCCGGTGGGCTTACTTCTGAAAATGTAAAAGATGCGATTAAACAGGTTAAACCTTTTGCTGTAGATGCTTCAAGTGGTGTTGAAAGTGAGCCAGGCATCAAAGATATTGATAAAATAAAGGCTTTTATTAAACAGATTCAATCATGA
- the topA gene encoding type I DNA topoisomerase — protein MSKNLVIVESPAKAKTIEKFLGPDYVVKSSIGHIRDMPKKDMGVDIENNFQPTYAISADKKKVVADLKKSVKTATKIYLATDEDREGEAIAWHLQQALSLAEDTPRIVFHEITKGAITKAISNPRTINTDLVNAQQARRIIDRLVGFEISPVLWRKISGARSAGRVQSPVVRLVVEREREISTHKPTSSHKIKASLSNQDGETLEVRLSEDFKSKEDALAFVESILDSTIKVNSVETKPSKRSPKAPFITSTLQQEASQKLGFSVKQTMSIAQNLYREGAITYMRTDSLNLSELAIDAAQEVIISKFGKDHHQARRYKTNSTGAQEAHEAIRPTDLTKPTIPGLDDQSTKLYSLIYKRTLASQMSDAQLLKTKININISNRSERFIAEGEMLTFGGFLEVYDYMAADDKLLPKIEKGAALSLIDLTSKESFSRAKPRYTEASLVKEIEQMGIGRPSTFATMITTVQDRNYVVKDTREGIQREYQHIEIVDGVISESIQTETTGAEKNKLFPTNVAYLLVDFLVKNFSNIIGYEFTAKLESNFDLIAEESKPWAGVIKDFYDPFHDQIELAKDISRDETHGKRDLGEDPVSGKNVSVRFGRYGAFAQIGHKDDEEKPTFASLRTGQDIENITLVEALELFKMPRTVGETVDGETIKANYGRFGPYIQYGKKYVSLKEVSPEEVSLETALELIAAKEKFDAERIIKVFDDSEIQVLNGRFGPYIWNGKKRGKGQKNVTVQKVFGDKAPSDLTLEECKKAIEGKIKAKAKAKAKKSKKKVATKSKESK, from the coding sequence ATGTCAAAGAATCTTGTTATTGTCGAGTCCCCAGCGAAAGCAAAAACAATTGAAAAATTTCTAGGTCCTGACTATGTTGTTAAGTCAAGTATTGGCCATATTAGGGATATGCCTAAGAAGGATATGGGTGTTGATATTGAAAATAACTTTCAGCCAACATACGCAATTAGTGCCGACAAAAAGAAAGTAGTAGCAGATCTAAAGAAGTCAGTTAAGACAGCAACAAAAATATACCTAGCGACTGATGAGGATAGAGAGGGTGAGGCAATAGCTTGGCATTTACAGCAGGCCTTATCATTGGCAGAAGACACACCTCGTATTGTTTTTCATGAAATTACTAAGGGCGCTATCACTAAAGCAATTAGTAATCCAAGAACAATTAATACTGACTTAGTAAATGCTCAACAGGCAAGGCGAATTATAGATCGCTTGGTTGGCTTTGAGATATCACCAGTACTCTGGAGAAAGATTTCAGGGGCTCGTTCTGCTGGGAGAGTTCAATCACCAGTTGTTCGTTTAGTTGTTGAAAGAGAGCGTGAAATTTCAACTCATAAACCTACTAGTTCCCATAAAATTAAGGCTTCTCTAAGCAATCAAGATGGAGAGACTCTTGAGGTTCGACTTAGTGAAGATTTTAAATCAAAAGAAGATGCTCTGGCTTTCGTAGAAAGTATTCTAGATTCAACTATAAAGGTAAACTCGGTTGAAACTAAGCCATCTAAGAGATCTCCTAAAGCTCCTTTTATTACTTCTACATTGCAGCAAGAGGCTTCTCAAAAGTTAGGTTTTTCTGTCAAACAAACAATGTCAATAGCTCAGAATTTGTATCGTGAAGGAGCTATTACTTATATGAGGACTGACTCCTTAAACCTTTCAGAGTTGGCAATTGATGCTGCACAAGAAGTCATAATTTCAAAGTTTGGAAAAGATCATCATCAAGCTAGAAGATATAAAACAAATTCAACAGGTGCTCAAGAGGCGCATGAGGCAATTAGGCCAACTGACTTAACAAAGCCAACAATTCCAGGTTTAGATGATCAATCAACAAAGCTTTATTCTTTAATTTATAAAAGAACCCTTGCTTCTCAAATGAGTGATGCGCAATTACTTAAGACAAAAATTAATATTAATATATCAAATCGAAGTGAGCGGTTTATAGCTGAAGGTGAGATGCTAACTTTTGGTGGCTTCCTGGAGGTTTATGATTATATGGCTGCAGATGATAAGTTACTTCCAAAAATCGAAAAAGGTGCCGCTTTATCATTAATAGATTTAACTTCAAAAGAGTCTTTTTCAAGAGCTAAACCAAGATATACAGAAGCATCATTAGTTAAAGAGATTGAACAAATGGGCATTGGGAGACCATCGACTTTTGCCACTATGATCACTACAGTGCAAGATAGGAATTATGTAGTCAAGGACACTCGTGAAGGAATTCAGAGAGAGTATCAGCATATTGAAATTGTAGATGGTGTCATTTCAGAATCAATTCAAACAGAGACAACTGGTGCTGAAAAGAATAAATTATTCCCTACAAATGTTGCCTATTTATTAGTGGATTTTTTAGTAAAGAATTTTAGTAATATTATTGGTTATGAGTTCACTGCTAAACTTGAAAGTAACTTTGATTTGATTGCTGAAGAGTCTAAGCCATGGGCGGGAGTAATCAAAGACTTTTATGATCCATTTCATGATCAAATTGAACTCGCTAAGGATATCTCTAGAGATGAAACTCATGGGAAGAGAGATTTAGGTGAGGATCCTGTTTCTGGAAAAAATGTTAGTGTACGCTTTGGTCGTTATGGGGCTTTTGCTCAAATTGGACATAAGGATGATGAAGAAAAACCAACATTTGCGTCACTTCGAACTGGTCAAGATATAGAAAATATAACGCTTGTTGAAGCATTAGAGTTGTTTAAAATGCCACGCACAGTAGGAGAAACAGTTGATGGTGAGACTATTAAAGCTAACTATGGGCGGTTTGGCCCCTACATTCAGTATGGCAAGAAATATGTATCTCTAAAAGAGGTTTCTCCAGAGGAGGTTTCTCTTGAGACTGCATTAGAATTAATTGCTGCTAAAGAAAAGTTTGATGCTGAAAGAATTATCAAGGTTTTTGATGATTCCGAAATTCAAGTTTTAAATGGTCGCTTTGGTCCCTATATCTGGAATGGTAAGAAACGAGGCAAGGGACAAAAAAATGTTACTGTTCAGAAGGTTTTTGGAGATAAGGCACCTTCTGACTTGACTCTTGAAGAGTGTAAAAAAGCCATTGAAGGAAAAATTAAAGCTAAAGCTAAGGCGAAGGCAAAAAAATCTAAAAAGAAAGTTGCCACTAAGAGTAAAGAATCTAAATAA
- a CDS encoding DUF494 family protein: MTNNILDVLTFMFDFLFESAEQDSSQELDDDLLKSHLSDAGFDSDRIEKALVWLENIAALQDGKIASFDTLHNSMRIYSQHEKSKLDAKARGFIMFMENMGQLNASQREIVIDQVMSLEDSKLTIDDLKWVVMMVIGNSAEAGVPSQWIESIVFNDDNPTFQ; the protein is encoded by the coding sequence ATGACTAATAATATTCTTGATGTTCTCACCTTTATGTTTGATTTCCTTTTTGAGTCTGCTGAGCAAGATTCATCTCAAGAGCTGGATGATGATCTTTTAAAGTCTCATTTATCAGACGCTGGCTTTGATTCTGATCGCATCGAAAAAGCCCTCGTTTGGTTGGAGAATATTGCAGCTCTCCAAGATGGCAAGATTGCAAGTTTTGATACGCTTCATAATTCAATGCGCATATATAGTCAACATGAAAAAAGTAAGCTTGATGCTAAGGCTAGGGGTTTTATAATGTTCATGGAAAACATGGGCCAACTTAATGCTAGCCAAAGAGAAATAGTAATTGACCAGGTGATGTCTCTTGAAGATTCCAAACTTACCATTGATGATTTGAAGTGGGTTGTTATGATGGTAATTGGAAATAGTGCTGAGGCTGGTGTGCCTTCACAGTGGATTGAATCTATTGTGTTTAATGATGATAACCCTACTTTTCAGTAG
- the rpmH gene encoding 50S ribosomal protein L34 produces MKRTFQPSVLKRKRNHGFRARMKTRSGRAILSARRKKGRKRLAA; encoded by the coding sequence ATGAAAAGAACATTCCAACCAAGCGTACTCAAACGCAAGCGCAACCATGGCTTCAGAGCTAGAATGAAGACTCGTTCTGGACGCGCTATATTAAGTGCTCGAAGAAAAAAAGGGCGCAAACGCTTAGCCGCTTAA
- the rnpA gene encoding ribonuclease P protein component, translated as MRITKASDYADIFQNGTHSQSKYWKLIVSDSGNSSSRLGLAISKKIFKRAVDRNLFKRLAREAFRKSRNELEALDFIIMVKKTVTINNALITKDLLKLMKDTKSRTKI; from the coding sequence GTGCGCATAACGAAAGCTAGTGATTATGCTGACATTTTTCAAAATGGTACACATTCACAAAGTAAGTATTGGAAACTAATAGTGAGTGATTCAGGAAACTCTAGTTCTCGGTTAGGTCTTGCTATATCCAAAAAGATTTTCAAAAGAGCGGTTGATAGAAACCTTTTTAAGCGTTTAGCAAGAGAAGCCTTTAGAAAGAGTAGAAATGAATTGGAGGCGCTTGACTTTATTATTATGGTTAAAAAAACAGTGACTATCAATAATGCATTAATAACAAAAGATCTTCTTAAGTTGATGAAAGATACTAAAAGCAGAACTAAAATTTAA
- the yidD gene encoding membrane protein insertion efficiency factor YidD, which translates to MKYILLPFIKLYQWLISPLLGNNCRHIPSCSEYTFDAIKYHGAIKGVALGAKRISKCHPWTEAKFDPVPKNNLNN; encoded by the coding sequence ATGAAGTACATTCTTCTGCCATTTATTAAACTTTACCAGTGGCTTATTAGTCCATTACTGGGCAATAACTGCCGTCATATTCCCTCATGTTCAGAATATACTTTTGATGCAATAAAATATCATGGGGCAATAAAAGGGGTTGCGCTAGGTGCAAAAAGAATAAGTAAATGCCACCCCTGGACTGAAGCCAAATTTGATCCAGTTCCAAAAAATAATTTGAATAACTAA
- the yidC gene encoding membrane protein insertase YidC, whose product MNTQKIFLFVAIFLTIFILWDKWEITQAVDANGNVVSKTAIVGVDSQDDAIDIPKASDVPLVSESTIEDNAPIMESGSNIQGAFTTVVTDLLTVEISHKGGTIINAYLNDYPNELNSEERFQLLSNSAGSIFHAQSGLIPADQMPTHQSKFTSNRKEYFLEGDSELIVPLSWTGDNGIQVTKNYHFKPNSYIIEVDYDVTNNSNEDKTVSSYTQLAHGNLIESSGFAMGMQNFNGGAIYNDEEVFEKIDFDEFDSNPKTTSLGGWAAMIQHYFFAAWIPSENEKHTYSTKTSRDNYLLTTVNPSQRILAGSSSTLGKNQLYIGPKEHVRLELLAPGLDKTVDYGFLFIVAKPLSVFLHWIYSFVQNWAISIVLLTLAIKLAFYKLSEKSFRSMAGMKKLAPRLQKIKETYEGDKQKIGKKTMELYKTEKINPAAGCLPILVQIPVFISVYWVLIEMVELRQTPFLYLPDLAAKDPYFILPLIMGASMWFQQRLNPPPADPIQAKIMMMLPVVFTVFFLWFPSGLVLYWVTNNVLSIAQQVYINKKING is encoded by the coding sequence ATGAATACTCAAAAAATCTTTCTCTTTGTTGCAATTTTCTTAACTATATTTATTCTATGGGATAAGTGGGAGATTACTCAAGCTGTTGATGCCAATGGAAATGTAGTATCCAAGACAGCTATAGTTGGTGTTGACTCTCAAGATGATGCAATTGATATTCCCAAGGCAAGCGATGTTCCACTTGTTTCAGAATCTACAATTGAAGATAACGCTCCAATAATGGAAAGTGGTAGTAACATTCAAGGCGCTTTCACCACAGTTGTTACTGACCTTTTAACTGTCGAAATTTCTCATAAAGGCGGAACTATAATTAACGCTTATTTAAATGATTATCCAAATGAGTTAAATTCGGAAGAAAGATTTCAATTACTTAGCAACTCTGCAGGTAGTATTTTTCATGCTCAGAGCGGTCTAATACCGGCTGATCAAATGCCAACACATCAATCTAAATTTACCTCTAACAGAAAAGAGTATTTTCTAGAAGGTGATAGTGAATTGATTGTTCCTCTAAGCTGGACTGGAGATAATGGCATCCAGGTTACAAAAAATTATCACTTTAAACCTAACAGCTACATTATTGAAGTTGATTATGATGTCACTAATAATAGTAATGAAGATAAAACAGTAAGTAGTTACACGCAACTAGCTCATGGGAACTTAATAGAATCCAGTGGTTTTGCTATGGGTATGCAAAACTTTAATGGTGGCGCAATATACAATGATGAAGAGGTTTTTGAAAAAATTGATTTTGATGAGTTTGATTCTAACCCTAAAACAACTTCATTAGGTGGTTGGGCAGCGATGATTCAGCATTACTTTTTTGCAGCATGGATACCTTCTGAAAATGAGAAACACACTTATTCAACTAAAACTAGCAGAGATAATTATCTCCTAACAACGGTTAATCCAAGTCAAAGAATTCTGGCTGGCTCATCTTCAACACTTGGGAAAAATCAGCTCTATATTGGACCAAAAGAACATGTTCGTCTCGAGTTACTTGCTCCAGGCCTTGATAAAACTGTGGACTATGGATTCCTATTTATTGTAGCGAAACCATTATCAGTATTTCTCCATTGGATATACAGTTTTGTTCAAAACTGGGCTATTTCTATAGTCCTCTTGACCTTAGCTATTAAGCTTGCTTTTTATAAGCTCTCTGAGAAATCATTCCGCTCAATGGCAGGAATGAAAAAACTGGCGCCAAGGCTTCAGAAAATCAAAGAAACGTATGAGGGTGATAAACAAAAAATTGGTAAAAAAACCATGGAGCTTTACAAAACAGAAAAAATTAATCCAGCTGCAGGTTGCCTTCCTATTCTTGTCCAAATTCCAGTTTTCATTTCTGTATATTGGGTTCTAATTGAAATGGTTGAGCTAAGACAAACTCCATTTTTATATTTACCAGACCTTGCTGCAAAAGACCCATACTTTATATTACCATTAATTATGGGTGCATCCATGTGGTTCCAACAAAGACTCAACCCACCACCTGCAGATCCAATTCAAGCAAAAATAATGATGATGTTACCAGTTGTATTTACTGTATTTTTCTTATGGTTCCCTTCAGGATTAGTATTGTATTGGGTTACAAATAATGTTCTATCAATAGCTCAACAAGTTTACATTAACAAAAAAATTAACGGATAA
- a CDS encoding HAD family hydrolase, with product MKSNKKAESIAKGIKLLILDVDGVLTDGGIYFNDDGVEHKKFDSQDGLGIKLLQLSGIEVAVITARSTKSAAHRLDGLGVKHHYHGVLDKSIALKDLTEKLSIGLSESAYVGDDIIDLPVMTKIALPIAVSNAQDIVKDYALLVTEKRGGDGAVREVCNFILKSQNKYDDLIQTFIK from the coding sequence ATGAAATCAAATAAAAAAGCTGAAAGTATTGCTAAAGGAATCAAACTTTTAATACTTGATGTTGATGGTGTTTTAACTGATGGCGGCATCTATTTTAACGATGATGGAGTAGAGCATAAAAAATTTGATTCACAAGATGGTCTTGGTATTAAATTACTCCAATTATCTGGAATTGAGGTTGCAGTAATTACTGCACGAAGTACAAAGTCAGCAGCGCATAGACTTGATGGTTTGGGGGTCAAACATCATTATCATGGCGTCCTTGATAAAAGCATTGCTCTAAAAGATTTAACCGAAAAATTATCGATTGGTTTAAGTGAGTCTGCATATGTTGGAGATGACATTATTGATCTTCCTGTTATGACAAAGATTGCGCTTCCGATTGCTGTTTCAAATGCTCAAGATATCGTAAAGGATTATGCGCTTCTAGTTACTGAAAAGAGGGGAGGTGATGGAGCAGTTCGAGAAGTATGCAACTTCATACTGAAATCGCAAAATAAATATGATGACTTAATACAAACTTTTATAAAATGA
- a CDS encoding MGMT family protein — protein sequence MTPFQSQCYEALKKIPPGKVISYGGLATMIGRPLAHRAVGNAMNKNPFAPKVPCHRVVKSNGDLGGFADDIHLKIKRLHEEGVEVANNRIVNFQSVLFKAP from the coding sequence ATGACACCCTTTCAATCTCAGTGTTATGAGGCCTTAAAAAAAATTCCTCCAGGGAAAGTAATTTCATATGGGGGTCTTGCTACAATGATAGGCCGACCTTTAGCTCATCGAGCAGTTGGAAATGCTATGAATAAAAATCCATTTGCTCCAAAAGTACCTTGTCACAGAGTAGTTAAATCAAATGGAGATCTTGGGGGTTTTGCAGATGATATCCATCTCAAAATAAAACGCCTTCATGAAGAAGGCGTGGAAGTTGCGAATAACAGGATTGTAAATTTTCAGTCTGTGCTCTTTAAAGCGCCTTAG
- a CDS encoding F0F1 ATP synthase subunit epsilon, with product MAVIHVDVVCATEEIYSGEAKCVFAPATMGEIGVYPMHVPLISTLKPGEVRVETENGVESIFVSGGIIEVQPDTVTIFSDTAIRADDLDESKALEAKKRAEEAMSNSQTEQDISTTQAALAESMMQLQMISKMRGKKR from the coding sequence ATGGCAGTAATACATGTTGATGTAGTTTGCGCAACTGAGGAGATATACTCAGGGGAGGCAAAGTGTGTGTTTGCGCCAGCTACAATGGGTGAGATCGGCGTGTACCCTATGCATGTTCCTTTGATAAGTACTCTTAAACCCGGTGAGGTGAGAGTAGAAACAGAGAATGGCGTTGAGTCTATTTTTGTTTCTGGAGGTATCATTGAGGTTCAGCCTGATACCGTTACAATATTTTCTGATACAGCAATTCGTGCAGATGACTTAGATGAGTCAAAGGCTCTTGAAGCGAAAAAGCGTGCTGAAGAAGCGATGTCTAATTCTCAGACGGAACAAGATATTTCAACTACTCAAGCGGCGCTCGCTGAGTCAATGATGCAGCTTCAAATGATCTCTAAGATGAGAGGGAAAAAGCGCTAA